One genomic window of Candidatus Aenigmatarchaeota archaeon includes the following:
- the gap gene encoding type I glyceraldehyde-3-phosphate dehydrogenase, which yields METVKIAINGFGRIGRCFLRTTFNDPEFQKNFEVVAINDLTDAKTLAHLLKYDSVHGVLQNKILAEGDCIVVDDQRIKILAEKDPLNLPWKDLGVDIVLESTGLFVTKEGAEKHLTAGARKVIISAPPKGDGEIKQIVLGVNEETYEDSDSIISMASCTTNCLAPMANILNDAFEIENGFMTTIHAYTNDQKILDLPHKDLRRARAAAMSIIPTTSGAAKSIGEIIPALKGKLDGIAARVPVPDGSLTDLVVNVKKEVTAEMINNLFKAETEALFGILEYADDPIVSSDIIGNPHSCIFDPDLTRVNGRTIKVGGWYDNEWGYSNRLKDLMKLIA from the coding sequence ATGGAGACCGTGAAAATCGCGATTAACGGCTTTGGAAGAATCGGCAGATGTTTCCTAAGGACGACTTTTAACGACCCTGAATTTCAGAAGAACTTTGAAGTAGTTGCAATAAACGACCTGACGGACGCAAAAACGCTTGCGCACCTCTTGAAGTATGACTCCGTACACGGCGTCCTGCAAAATAAAATCCTGGCTGAGGGGGACTGCATTGTAGTTGATGACCAGAGGATAAAAATACTGGCAGAAAAAGACCCGCTTAACCTCCCCTGGAAAGACCTAGGTGTAGATATTGTGCTCGAATCAACTGGGCTCTTCGTCACCAAGGAAGGCGCGGAAAAGCACCTTACTGCTGGTGCAAGAAAAGTCATCATCTCGGCTCCCCCAAAGGGTGACGGCGAAATAAAGCAAATTGTCCTCGGGGTAAACGAGGAAACCTATGAAGACAGCGACAGCATAATTTCAATGGCAAGCTGCACAACCAACTGCCTTGCCCCTATGGCAAACATACTTAATGATGCCTTTGAGATAGAAAACGGGTTTATGACCACCATTCACGCATACACTAACGACCAGAAGATACTTGACCTGCCCCATAAGGACTTACGGCGGGCAAGAGCTGCCGCCATGTCCATTATTCCGACAACGAGCGGTGCTGCAAAGTCAATTGGCGAGATAATACCTGCACTCAAGGGAAAGCTTGACGGAATAGCTGCAAGGGTTCCTGTCCCAGACGGAAGCCTGACCGACCTTGTGGTAAACGTCAAAAAGGAAGTTACGGCTGAAATGATAAACAACCTGTTCAAGGCAGAGACAGAGGCACTTTTTGGAATCCTGGAATATGCCGATGACCCAATAGTTAGCTCAGACATCATCGGAAATCCGCACTCCTGCATATTTGACCCAGACCTCACGAGAGTGAATGGAAGGACAATAAAGGTCGGCGGATGGTACGACAATGAGTGGGGCTATTCCAACCGGCTGAAAGACTTAATGAAGCTAATCGCATGA
- a CDS encoding MgtC/SapB family protein, translated as MLEFYISFARILLAICLGGIIGIERERNHKPAGMRTHMLVAMGSCLFTLSSISLGTDPARIAASIVTGIGFIGAGTIIGERSNKIVGITTAASLWTTAGIGMLAGIGEYPIAVAASFAVLFILLFDFVVKKLV; from the coding sequence ATGCTTGAATTTTACATCTCATTTGCGAGAATTCTTCTTGCTATTTGCCTTGGCGGAATAATTGGCATCGAGCGTGAGAGAAACCACAAGCCTGCAGGGATGAGAACACACATGCTGGTTGCGATGGGCTCCTGCCTGTTTACCCTCTCATCAATAAGCCTGGGAACAGACCCTGCGAGAATTGCCGCAAGCATCGTAACTGGCATTGGTTTCATTGGCGCAGGGACTATCATTGGCGAGAGGTCAAACAAGATTGTAGGCATAACTACTGCAGCGTCTCTCTGGACAACTGCCGGAATAGGGATGCTGGCGGGAATCGGCGAGTACCCGATAGCTGTTGCCGCTTCATTTGCTGTTTTGTTTATACTACTCTTTGACTTTGTGGTAAAAAAACTGGTTTGA